One part of the Ursus arctos isolate Adak ecotype North America unplaced genomic scaffold, UrsArc2.0 scaffold_16, whole genome shotgun sequence genome encodes these proteins:
- the ADIG gene encoding LOW QUALITY PROTEIN: adipogenin (The sequence of the model RefSeq protein was modified relative to this genomic sequence to represent the inferred CDS: inserted 1 base in 1 codon; deleted 1 base in 1 codon; substituted 3 bases at 3 genomic stop codons), with translation MKYPLVPLVTDLTFSFLVFWLCLPVSLLLVLLIVWLCFLLSQDSEENDSTLCFDWEPWSKGPAWFCWEGTLHSXEEERPCCLAFLESAEPWRQPSWMGETHRXGKTTLASEMLPXLLSSTSGLRKASRGPSSSPTTDDLPGSLGRSPSLWRWEKQAPGEKLANXTQRGPSTGLGQKVWVHIKETRGFLCSGDP, from the exons atgaagTACCCTCTGGTGCCGCTGGTGACCGACCTCACGTTTTCTTTCCTGGTGTTCTGGCTCTGCCTGCCCGTGAGCTTGCTGTTGGTCCTGTTGATCGTCTGGCTCTGCTTCTTACTGAGCCAAG ATTCAGAGGAAAATGACTCCACTTTATGCTTTGACTGGGAGCCCTGGAGCAAAGGCCCAGCCTGGTTTTGCTGGGAGGGGACACTCCATAGCTAAGAGGAGGAGAGGCCCTGCTG CCTGGCTTTCCTGGAGTCCGCAGAGCCGTGGAGGCAACCGAGCTGGATGGGAGAGACTCACCGATGAGGGAAGACGACTCTGGCCAGTGAGATGCTTC GACTCCTCTCCTCCACCAGTGGACTCAGGAAAGCCTCCAGAGGACCCAGCTCCTCTCCCACTACAGATGACCTCCCAGGATCCCTGGGGAGGAGCCCGAGCCTGTGGAgatgggagaagcaggcacctgGGGAGAAGCTGGCCAACTGAACTCAGAGG GGTCCTAGCACAGGGCTGGGCCAGAAGGTGTGGGTCCATATTAAAGAAACAAGAGGTTTCCTGTGCTCAGGAGACCCCTGA